A region from the Triticum urartu cultivar G1812 chromosome 1, Tu2.1, whole genome shotgun sequence genome encodes:
- the LOC125541043 gene encoding MDIS1-interacting receptor like kinase 2-like produces MLNHNKRKPQENVTSQGRDLFSVWNFDGRLAFDDIVRATEDFDDKYIIGTGAYGKVYKARLQDGQLVAVKKLYQTKEELDDQRRFHSEMEILSQIRQRSIVKMYGFCSHPAYKFLVYDYIQQGSLHGTLENEELAKELDWHKRIALANDVAQAISYLHQECSPPIIHRDITSNNILLDTSFKAFVSDFGTARILKPDSSNWSALAGTYGYIAPELSYTSVVTEKCDVYSFGVVVLELVMGKHPRDLLDGTLSNGEQAILVKDILDQRLTTPTTEENRLSRLIKLAFSCLESSPQARPSMREAYQMLIERPSSSSCSVPFSALTLQQVRMS; encoded by the exons ATGCTTAATCATAACAAGAGAAAACCTCAAGAAAATGTTACTTCTCAAGGAAGGGACCTATTCTCTGTTTGGAATTTTGATGGAAGATTAGCATTTGACGACATTGTAAGGGCAACAGAGGACTTCGATGATAAGTACATCATTGGAACAGGAGCATACGGCAAAGTCTATAAGGCACGACTCCAAGACGGGCAGCTAGTTGCTGTAAAGAAGCTTTATCAGACTAAAGAAGAGTTGGATGACCAGAGAAGGTTTCACAGTGAAATGGAAATCTTATCACAGATCCGACAACGAAGTATTGTCAAAATGTATGGATTTTGCTCCCATCCAGCATATAAATTTCTTGTCTACGACTACATTCAGCAGGGAAGCCTCCACGGGACATTGGAAAATGAGGAGTTAGCAAAGGAATTGGATTGGCACAAGAGAATTGCTCTTGCAAATGATGTGGCTCAAGCAATATCTTATTTGCACCAAGAATGCAGTCCACCTATAATCCATCGAGATATCACGAGCAACAACATATTGCTTGATACATCCTTCAAGGCTTTTGTCTCGGATTTCGGCACAGCAAGGATTCTTAAGCCTGATTCATCAAACTGGAGTGCACTTGCAGGAACTTATGGCTACATAGCTCCTG AGTTGTCATACACATCTGTTGTGACTGAGAAATGCGATGTCTATAGCTTTGGAGTGGTTGTGCTAGAGCTAGTGATGGGGAAGCATCCAAGGGATCTATTAGACGGTACTTTGTCAAACGGAGAACAAGCCATACTGGTGAAAGATATCCTAGACCAACGACTGACAACACCAACAACAGAAGAGAATAGGTTATCTCGGCTCATCAAGTTGGCCTTTTCTTGCTTGGAATCTTCTCCACAAGCAAGGCCAAGCATGCGGGAGGCATACCAAATGCTCATCGAGCGACCCTCCTCCAGTTCATGTTCTGTGCCTTTCAGCGCACTTACGTTACAGCAAGTAAGGATgagttga